From the genome of Acidobacteriota bacterium, one region includes:
- a CDS encoding TusE/DsrC/DsvC family sulfur relay protein, with protein sequence MPFIEDGPIRIEINAEGFMADPENWNEDAARLLAKAEEGLEAMTEEHWAVVHFIRTYYLEKGLAPMVRKVCQATGFPLRRIYELFPSGPAKGACKVAGLPKPDGCV encoded by the coding sequence ATGCCATTCATTGAAGACGGACCCATTCGGATTGAGATCAATGCCGAGGGATTCATGGCCGATCCCGAAAACTGGAACGAAGACGCCGCCCGCCTCCTGGCCAAAGCGGAAGAGGGGCTCGAGGCCATGACCGAAGAGCACTGGGCCGTCGTGCACTTCATTCGGACATACTATTTGGAAAAAGGGTTGGCGCCCATGGTTCGCAAAGTCTGCCAGGCCACGGGATTTCCGCTTCGCCGCATTTATGAGCTCTTTCCGTCGGGACCCGCCAAAGGGGCCTGCAAGGTGGCGGGGTTGCCCAAGCCCGACGGCTGCGTTTAA
- a CDS encoding ATP-binding protein, with the protein MKKTLFWKIFGGYLAIVAVFAAAVLAVSFPRIRNIYIQDQVRHLESLAGLLEERVLKMLDGEELGGIDRFAKTAGRSADARITVIDPEGRVLADSERDPQTMENHAYRPEVLAALQGQKDWNLRFSSTVGERMLYMGFPLVHADGRAAGVLRLSVFVRELQDIISHLQGNMLRAVGIVAGVVLLAALLFSRGVTRPIGEFLTASERVAGGDFDVKLSIRRKGEFRAFAESFNAMTNDLKDMFSQLEFQKQELDSVLTSIREGLIVIDKSDRIGLSNPAFRRMPGIPPPGGRFFWEVVRNTAFVDLIRRVREARRALSEEIDIGGGWYLCNASWLDAREKVVATFHDMTQARKVERIKREFVVNVSHELRTPLTTIKGFVETLEVRASEEDRKYIAIVQRNTDRLIRIVEDLLNLSELEEKGLPKDIGEIDVSAVAEHVLKIFEPKARDKGLAIELRSSSGLPLIRGDVFQLEQMFVNIVDNAVKYTEKGSVNISLDVVEGSVIVEVADTGIGIPAGQRDRVFERFYVVDTSRSKKLGGTGLGLSIVKHIVLAHDGTIDIRSEEGRGTTVRVTLPVGASPRS; encoded by the coding sequence ATGAAAAAAACGCTGTTCTGGAAAATCTTCGGCGGTTACCTGGCCATCGTCGCCGTCTTCGCGGCGGCCGTTCTGGCCGTCTCCTTTCCCAGGATCCGGAATATTTATATTCAGGATCAGGTGCGACATCTGGAAAGTCTGGCCGGCCTCCTCGAAGAGCGTGTCCTGAAGATGCTGGACGGTGAAGAACTGGGAGGCATCGATCGTTTCGCCAAGACCGCGGGGCGGTCGGCGGATGCACGGATTACGGTCATCGATCCCGAAGGACGGGTTCTGGCCGATTCCGAAAGAGATCCGCAAACCATGGAAAACCACGCCTACCGGCCCGAAGTCCTGGCGGCCCTTCAGGGGCAAAAAGACTGGAATCTGCGTTTCAGCTCAACCGTCGGCGAACGGATGCTCTATATGGGTTTTCCTCTCGTTCACGCCGACGGGCGCGCGGCCGGCGTTTTGAGGCTTTCGGTTTTCGTCCGGGAACTCCAAGACATCATCTCCCATCTCCAGGGCAATATGCTGCGGGCCGTCGGCATCGTGGCCGGGGTCGTTCTCCTGGCCGCCCTCCTTTTCAGTCGCGGTGTGACCCGGCCGATCGGCGAATTCCTGACCGCTTCGGAACGGGTGGCCGGCGGGGATTTCGATGTCAAGCTGTCCATCCGCCGGAAAGGGGAGTTCCGGGCCTTCGCCGAGAGCTTCAACGCCATGACAAACGATCTCAAGGACATGTTTTCCCAGTTGGAATTTCAGAAGCAGGAACTGGACAGCGTTCTCACCTCCATCCGAGAGGGTCTCATCGTCATCGACAAGTCCGACCGGATCGGGCTGTCCAACCCGGCTTTCCGCCGCATGCCCGGAATTCCGCCCCCCGGCGGCCGGTTTTTCTGGGAAGTCGTCCGCAACACAGCCTTCGTCGATCTGATCCGCAGAGTTCGGGAGGCTCGGAGAGCGCTCTCCGAGGAGATCGATATCGGAGGAGGGTGGTATCTCTGCAATGCGTCGTGGCTGGACGCCCGGGAAAAAGTTGTGGCGACATTCCATGATATGACACAAGCCCGGAAAGTCGAGAGAATCAAACGGGAATTTGTGGTCAATGTCTCTCATGAGTTGAGAACGCCTCTCACCACGATCAAGGGTTTTGTCGAGACGCTGGAGGTCCGGGCCTCGGAGGAAGATCGAAAATATATCGCGATCGTCCAGAGAAACACCGACCGGCTGATCCGCATCGTCGAAGATCTTCTGAACCTTTCCGAACTGGAGGAAAAAGGCCTGCCGAAAGACATCGGAGAGATTGATGTTTCCGCCGTCGCGGAACATGTTCTGAAAATCTTCGAGCCCAAGGCTCGGGATAAAGGGCTGGCGATCGAACTGCGATCTTCTTCGGGATTGCCCCTTATCAGGGGGGATGTCTTTCAACTTGAACAGATGTTCGTCAACATCGTCGACAATGCCGTCAAATATACGGAGAAGGGGAGTGTCAACATCAGCCTGGACGTCGTTGAAGGCTCCGTCATCGTCGAGGTCGCCGACACGGGGATCGGGATTCCCGCCGGCCAGAGGGACCGTGTTTTTGAGCGGTTCTACGTCGTCGACACATCGCGATCGAAAAAGCTCGGTGGAACGGGCCTGGGCCTTTCCATCGTCAAACACATCGTCCTGGCCCACGACGGCACCATCGATATTCGAAGCGAGGAAGGGCGGGGGACGACCGTCCGCGTGACTTTGCCCGTCGGCGCATCGCCGAGGTCTTGA
- a CDS encoding aminotransferase class V-fold PLP-dependent enzyme has product MNTSDLIFLDNGATSYPKPDDVYVFMDGFFRKYGVNPGRSGYDLCMETGELVEATRRLLSDFFKGTDPNRLCFSYNSTDALNLIFFGLLGSGDHAVTTTLEHNSVLRPLHHLSLAGVQVDHVPFDSRGFVDPDDIARRFRPNTRVVAVNHASNVIGTVQPLAEIGRRCRERGIVFVVDASQSAGKIPVDMEAQCLDVVAFTGHKSLLGPTGIGGLCVREGIDIRHTRAGGTGVRSAQKTHLDEYPYRLEYGTPNVLGIAGLNAGIKWILARGMENLHHREMELMTRLRDGLRDIEGVTLYCQDDLDDHISVMVFNIEDMLASDVGTMLDVDYNIACRTGLHCAPLVHEGIGTAEIHGAVRFGIGPFNTDDHIRTAIEAVRDIADLAAKKRKK; this is encoded by the coding sequence ATGAACACGAGCGACCTCATTTTTCTGGACAACGGCGCCACATCCTATCCGAAACCGGACGATGTCTACGTTTTCATGGACGGATTCTTCAGAAAATACGGCGTCAATCCGGGCCGATCCGGCTATGATCTCTGCATGGAAACCGGGGAACTCGTCGAAGCCACGCGGCGTCTCCTTTCGGATTTTTTCAAGGGGACGGATCCGAATCGGCTCTGTTTTTCCTACAATTCGACCGATGCTCTGAACCTCATCTTTTTCGGACTTCTCGGCTCGGGCGATCATGCCGTGACAACGACCCTCGAACACAACTCCGTTCTCCGTCCCCTGCATCATCTGTCTCTGGCTGGCGTCCAGGTGGACCATGTTCCGTTCGACAGCCGGGGTTTCGTGGATCCCGACGATATCGCCCGCCGGTTCAGGCCCAATACCCGGGTCGTCGCCGTCAACCATGCCTCCAACGTTATCGGCACCGTCCAGCCTCTTGCGGAAATCGGCCGCCGCTGCCGCGAGCGCGGCATCGTATTTGTCGTCGACGCCTCCCAGTCGGCCGGTAAAATCCCCGTCGATATGGAGGCGCAGTGTCTCGACGTCGTGGCCTTCACCGGCCATAAATCCCTCCTGGGGCCGACCGGCATCGGCGGCCTCTGCGTCCGTGAGGGGATCGACATCCGCCACACGCGGGCCGGCGGCACGGGTGTCCGTTCGGCCCAAAAAACTCATCTTGACGAATATCCCTATCGTCTGGAATACGGCACCCCCAACGTCCTCGGCATCGCCGGACTGAACGCCGGCATCAAATGGATCCTGGCCCGCGGCATGGAAAACCTTCATCACCGCGAAATGGAACTGATGACACGGCTGCGTGACGGGCTTCGGGACATTGAGGGGGTGACGCTCTATTGCCAGGACGATCTGGACGATCATATCAGCGTCATGGTTTTCAACATCGAGGACATGCTCGCCTCCGACGTCGGAACAATGCTGGACGTCGATTACAATATCGCCTGCCGTACCGGGCTCCATTGCGCGCCTCTCGTCCACGAAGGCATCGGAACGGCCGAAATCCACGGCGCCGTCCGATTCGGCATCGGGCCCTTCAACACCGACGATCACATCCGAACGGCGATCGAAGCCGTCCGCGACATCGCCGACCTGGCCGCCAAAAAAAGAAAAAAATAG
- a CDS encoding response regulator, whose protein sequence is MKKLIAVVDDEEDLRELLSLHLGRAGFDVEKFADASGFFAFLETRRPDLVVLDLMLPDADGMEICKILKRNAETARIPIVMLTARGEEIDKVLGLELGADDYVTKPFSIKEFTARIHAVLRRATLAEETRTISVGRILSMDLEKYEVKVEGRPVDLTSTEFKILQLLASRKGRVFTREQILDFLWGDEKAVVDRTVDVHIRNLREKLGPVAALIRNIRGVGYKVDE, encoded by the coding sequence ATGAAAAAACTGATCGCCGTCGTCGACGATGAAGAGGATCTCCGGGAACTTCTGTCCCTTCATCTCGGCCGGGCCGGATTCGATGTTGAGAAATTTGCCGACGCCTCAGGATTTTTCGCTTTTCTGGAAACACGCCGTCCGGACCTTGTGGTTCTGGATCTCATGCTCCCGGACGCCGACGGCATGGAAATCTGCAAAATCCTGAAAAGAAACGCGGAGACCGCCCGCATCCCGATCGTCATGCTCACGGCCCGAGGGGAAGAGATCGACAAGGTGCTCGGTCTGGAACTCGGCGCCGACGACTATGTCACCAAACCTTTTTCCATCAAAGAGTTCACGGCCCGCATCCATGCCGTCCTCAGGCGGGCGACTCTGGCCGAGGAAACGCGGACGATCTCCGTGGGCCGGATTCTGTCCATGGACCTGGAAAAATACGAGGTCAAGGTGGAAGGCCGTCCGGTCGACCTGACATCGACGGAATTCAAAATCCTTCAACTTCTGGCTTCACGGAAGGGACGTGTTTTCACCCGGGAGCAAATTCTGGATTTCCTGTGGGGTGACGAAAAGGCGGTTGTTGACCGGACGGTGGACGTCCACATCCGGAATCTCCGTGAAAAACTCGGACCGGTCGCCGCGCTCATCCGGAATATCCGCGGCGTAGGCTATAAGGTCGATGAATGA
- the phoU gene encoding phosphate signaling complex protein PhoU, whose product MQRPFDDELKSLKESLLEMAAHAEEAIALAITGLKERDEDKLRRVFPKEEAINRLEILIDEECMRLLAIRQPMAADLRFVTSGMKIITDLERIGDLAVNIVECTLDLLKYPQLKPLIDIPRMSLVAQDMVRNSINAFIHRDEALARAVCERDDEVDQLNDQIFRELLTYMMADSSTITRAVGLILIGRHLERIADHATNIAEDVIYMVRGETIKHHIEKHGLPGEDKPRR is encoded by the coding sequence ATGCAGAGACCGTTCGACGACGAACTCAAATCGCTCAAGGAATCCCTTCTGGAAATGGCCGCCCACGCTGAGGAGGCCATTGCTCTGGCCATCACCGGTTTGAAAGAAAGAGACGAGGACAAACTTCGCCGGGTTTTTCCGAAAGAAGAGGCCATCAACCGCCTGGAAATCCTGATCGACGAGGAATGCATGAGGCTTCTGGCCATCCGCCAGCCGATGGCCGCGGATCTGCGTTTCGTCACCTCGGGCATGAAGATCATCACGGATCTTGAACGCATCGGCGATCTGGCGGTCAACATTGTCGAGTGCACCCTCGATCTTTTGAAATATCCCCAGCTCAAGCCTCTGATCGACATCCCCCGGATGTCGCTTGTCGCCCAGGACATGGTCCGAAATTCCATCAACGCCTTTATCCACAGGGATGAGGCCCTGGCCCGTGCGGTCTGCGAGCGCGACGACGAGGTCGATCAGCTCAACGACCAGATATTCCGCGAACTCCTGACCTACATGATGGCCGATTCCTCCACCATCACCCGGGCCGTGGGGCTCATTTTGATCGGGCGCCATCTCGAACGCATCGCCGACCACGCCACCAATATCGCCGAAGACGTCATCTATATGGTGAGAGGAGAGACGATCAAGCATCACATCGAGAAACACGGGCTGCCCGGCGAGGACAAACCCAGGAGATGA